A genomic segment from Flavobacterium litorale encodes:
- a CDS encoding RDD family protein, whose protein sequence is MLQNIPSSFLVTQDMHASSGNRFVNLIIDLIIRVVLVNLIDLFGLLLFYVFDYDSLLMWNVNMSEWGQIFLSLFIIAVYYITMEALTQRTVGKLITRTMVVNYDGTKPDLATIGVRTLCRFIPFDAFTFIGGNRGWHDTLSKTYVVDIRKFEEAVLLKNSFDQIGNHNETINE, encoded by the coding sequence ATGCTACAAAACATACCATCGTCTTTTCTGGTAACCCAAGATATGCATGCCTCATCAGGAAATAGGTTTGTAAACTTGATTATTGATTTAATAATTAGAGTAGTATTAGTAAACCTTATTGATTTGTTTGGGCTACTACTGTTTTATGTTTTCGATTACGATTCGTTACTCATGTGGAATGTGAACATGAGCGAATGGGGGCAAATTTTTCTGAGCCTTTTTATTATAGCAGTTTACTACATTACTATGGAGGCCTTAACACAACGTACAGTAGGAAAACTGATAACACGTACCATGGTGGTTAATTATGATGGTACTAAGCCCGATTTGGCTACAATAGGTGTGCGTACATTATGCCGTTTTATCCCTTTTGATGCATTTACTTTTATAGGAGGCAACAGAGGCTGGCACGATACCCTGAGTAAAACCTATGTAGTAGATATCAGAAAATTTGAAGAAGCCGTATTACTAAAAAATTCTTTTGACCAAATAGGGAATCATAACGAAACAATAAACGAATAA
- a CDS encoding DUF3078 domain-containing protein — MKFKASLITLLLFSFIQQIQSQVIATVVPDSITYWERTNKVGLDVSQIAFVNWNVGGNNAVTLLGKGEFDRNYSKNNINWDNEMLFRYGFNSQEGQETRKTDDQFKVTSTFGYRKDTISNWYYSGKFKFNTQFTNGYAYPNTTDEISGPFAPAYIFLGIGSEYIRKDLGLNAYFSPLTNKTTLVLNQSLANQGAFGVRGAVLDEEGNIITEGKKSRTELGILITNTLKRTIFKNIELDHRISFYSDYINKFGNIDIDWQVSLEMTVNQYVKANIGLHIIYDDDIKATEELNGETITVGPKLQLKQMLGVGLSYTF, encoded by the coding sequence ATGAAGTTTAAAGCTAGTCTTATAACATTGCTACTATTTTCGTTTATACAACAAATACAATCGCAAGTTATTGCTACAGTAGTACCCGATTCTATTACGTATTGGGAACGAACCAATAAGGTTGGGCTGGATGTTTCGCAAATTGCATTTGTAAACTGGAATGTGGGGGGTAATAATGCCGTTACCCTATTGGGTAAAGGTGAATTTGACCGTAATTATAGTAAGAATAATATTAATTGGGATAACGAGATGCTTTTTCGGTATGGGTTTAACAGCCAAGAGGGACAGGAGACCCGAAAAACCGACGACCAGTTTAAAGTAACCTCTACGTTTGGCTACCGAAAAGATACGATATCCAACTGGTACTACAGTGGTAAATTTAAGTTTAATACCCAGTTTACCAACGGGTATGCCTACCCTAATACTACTGATGAAATTTCGGGACCGTTTGCGCCCGCGTACATTTTTTTAGGGATTGGTAGTGAGTACATCCGTAAAGATTTAGGGTTAAACGCCTACTTTTCGCCCCTTACCAATAAAACAACGCTAGTGCTTAATCAAAGTCTTGCCAACCAAGGAGCTTTTGGTGTGCGAGGTGCGGTACTGGATGAGGAAGGGAATATTATAACCGAAGGTAAAAAATCGCGTACGGAGCTGGGTATATTAATTACCAATACGCTAAAACGTACCATTTTTAAAAACATAGAGCTGGACCACCGTATTAGTTTTTACAGCGACTATATTAATAAGTTTGGGAATATTGATATTGATTGGCAGGTATCGTTAGAGATGACCGTAAACCAATACGTTAAAGCCAATATTGGCTTACATATTATTTATGATGATGATATAAAAGCTACGGAAGAACTCAACGGCGAAACCATAACCGTAGGACCAAAACTACAGCTAAAGCAGATGCTTGGTGTTGGGTTAAGCTATACTTTTTAG
- a CDS encoding alpha-2-macroglobulin family protein codes for MKSLKLLLCFAIALLIASCSKKSGEEFDSDASLYREYITSHSSGLISTKADIKVGLNVTKSEWKVNETLNDDYFSISPKVKGKVLLLDANTIAFRPDERLEHNKEYRVTLHLSEITDVPKALKDFNFRVKTLAQDFKVAILDLQSYNEDYQYLNGVLNTSDVMDVATAKQLLRAEQEGTQLHTRFDMKNGEATEFFFVIDSIQRKDNNSKIQLKWTGEPIGLDKSGTEEFTIPGKNSFKVISVTIGSDDNQSLLINFSDPLQKGQNFSGLVAVQNADNLKFSVDGNLLRVFFEQPLTGTRMVEVFEGIESLYGYKTKNTHTEEVLFEQAKPEVKFMKIGTILPSSNNLKLNFQAVNLKAVDVKVYRIYENNVLQFLQDNNIDGAYNLRKVALPIAKKKITLNNNKLTNYRKWNPYALDLSTLITPEQGAIYRVELSIRKSYSLYGCPDSEEDTETESEDEDAEFYSGFDDEYYDYYDYDYDWRERDNPCSKSYFYNKKVATNVLASDLGVIAKGSENNTYFFAVNSIVTTQPVTSATIEVYNFQQQKVATANTSSKGTATVALDKPAFFAIVKKGKNTTYVKMANGNALSVSNYDVDGTRLQKGLKGYVYGERGVWRPSDTLFIGFVLNDKAAKLPPSHPIKLKLKDPSGNLVHQAVQTYNDANHYKFVVPTNASAPTGNWEAIVAVGGATFHKRIKIETIKPNRLKIKNGFADAVISANNPNTAELEVTWLHGAVAKGLKVEMQAKFLKEKTTFKNYTNYIFDDPAQRFKTEEINIYSGKVDDEGKASVTLQPSLKSSAPGMLKAAIITKAYERGGDFSTDVVTAKYSPYQTYVGIKTPEPNKYGMLETGKDNRFDVVAVTETGNPRANRKLEVRVYKVKWRWWWDATHNNVSAYNKAIANIPYFTKTITTNSKGKASVKLNIPENDWGRYLVRVTDAEGGHSAGETIRVDWPYWSGRTKNNGGDEAAMLVFTTDKEEYAVDEKAVISFPSSEGGRALIALENGSEVIDTYWAVTEKGETRVEVPITKAMAPNVYVNITLLQPHATTENDAPIRMYGILPIAVTDKNTILQPQIKMPSVLKPEQKATIKISEKSGKPMTYTVAVVDDGLLDLTRFKTPNAWDAFYAKEALGVKTWDIYDDVIGAYGGKVNQVFSIGGDEDLGGGKAKKANRFKPVVIYLGPYSLDKGETKSHTIKLPKYIGSVRTMVVASNTNDNAYGNAQKTTPVRSPLMLLASLPRKITSGEKVTLPVTLFAMEKKIKNVTLQVKTNNGLKVLGSASQQVSFTNPEEKIAYFDLEVNDVTGLGKVTVTATSGNEKASYDVELDIVNPNPVTHNFKELVLEAGESGTIDWDAFGVSGSNKARLEVSSFPSIDFNRRLDYLIQYPHGCLEQTTSSVFPQLYLADIASLNNTRKENIQRNVTAAIKKLSQYQLANGGFAYWSGNSTPNDWGTSYVGHFFIEAEKKGYALPLNAKSKWLQYQKRAARQWRYTSRYHNDFAQAYRLYTLALAGSPDLSSMNRLRETSGISNNTKLRLAAAYALAGQKSAGLALLNQSTLDSETNRYYYYGSPERNRAMALETLLVLGEKSAAFRIANQLAEKMSSNQWMSTQTTAYCLYAMSKFAKANGTKGINAAYTFKGNTKTVATNKTFADRVLQVSDNNTISVQNNNDGTLYAKVIYSGILPVGEEQTEQRGLGTAIVFKDRSGAVINPAAIAQGTEFVAEVTVRNLKGEFVEDVALTQIVPSGWEIVNTRFTDFGAFADNKADYIDIRDDRANFYFPLKAYESKTFRVLLNASYLGEYYLPGVQCEAMYDNTFLTRTKGQWVKVVK; via the coding sequence ATGAAAAGCCTTAAACTGCTATTGTGTTTTGCAATAGCGCTACTCATTGCATCCTGTTCTAAAAAATCAGGAGAAGAATTCGATTCTGATGCATCCTTATATCGCGAATACATCACGAGCCATAGCTCAGGATTAATTTCTACCAAAGCCGATATAAAAGTAGGGCTTAACGTAACCAAAAGCGAGTGGAAGGTTAACGAAACGCTAAACGACGATTATTTTAGTATATCGCCCAAAGTAAAGGGTAAAGTGTTGCTGCTAGATGCCAACACGATTGCTTTTCGTCCTGATGAGCGACTGGAACACAATAAAGAGTACCGCGTTACGCTACACCTTTCGGAGATTACCGATGTGCCCAAAGCCTTAAAAGATTTCAATTTTAGGGTAAAAACACTAGCGCAGGATTTTAAAGTGGCTATACTCGATTTACAATCGTACAATGAAGATTACCAGTACCTAAATGGTGTGCTAAATACTAGCGATGTTATGGATGTTGCTACAGCCAAACAACTGCTTAGGGCAGAGCAGGAGGGTACGCAGCTACACACACGGTTTGATATGAAAAATGGCGAAGCCACAGAATTCTTTTTTGTAATAGATAGCATACAGCGTAAGGATAACAACAGTAAAATACAGCTTAAATGGACAGGCGAGCCGATAGGCTTGGATAAATCGGGCACAGAAGAATTTACCATTCCTGGCAAAAATAGTTTTAAAGTAATTAGTGTTACTATTGGTTCGGACGATAACCAGTCGTTACTCATTAATTTTTCCGACCCGTTACAAAAAGGGCAAAACTTTAGCGGTTTGGTAGCCGTACAAAATGCCGATAATCTTAAATTTTCGGTAGATGGTAACCTATTGCGTGTGTTTTTTGAGCAACCGCTTACGGGTACACGTATGGTAGAGGTTTTTGAGGGTATTGAAAGCCTTTATGGCTATAAAACCAAAAACACACATACGGAAGAGGTATTGTTTGAGCAGGCAAAGCCCGAAGTAAAATTCATGAAAATCGGTACTATATTACCATCGTCAAACAATTTAAAACTCAACTTTCAGGCGGTAAACCTAAAAGCAGTCGATGTAAAAGTATATCGTATTTACGAGAACAACGTACTACAATTTTTACAGGATAATAATATTGATGGTGCATACAACCTACGCAAAGTAGCATTGCCCATTGCCAAAAAGAAAATTACACTTAATAACAATAAACTAACCAATTATCGTAAATGGAATCCGTATGCGTTGGATTTATCTACGCTTATAACACCCGAACAGGGGGCAATATACCGCGTAGAATTATCCATCAGGAAATCGTATTCTTTATACGGATGTCCTGATAGTGAAGAGGATACCGAAACAGAAAGCGAAGATGAAGATGCAGAATTTTACTCAGGTTTTGATGATGAATATTACGATTACTACGACTACGATTATGATTGGCGTGAACGCGATAACCCTTGTAGTAAATCATACTTCTACAATAAAAAAGTAGCCACTAACGTACTTGCAAGCGATTTAGGTGTAATAGCCAAAGGGAGCGAAAATAACACTTACTTTTTTGCCGTAAACAGCATAGTTACTACCCAGCCCGTTACCAGTGCTACTATAGAGGTATATAACTTTCAACAACAAAAAGTAGCTACTGCCAACACCAGTAGCAAGGGTACGGCAACGGTAGCGTTAGATAAACCTGCGTTTTTTGCCATCGTAAAAAAAGGGAAAAATACCACCTACGTAAAAATGGCAAACGGCAATGCGCTATCGGTTAGTAATTACGACGTAGATGGTACACGCCTGCAAAAAGGATTAAAAGGGTATGTGTATGGCGAGCGTGGTGTATGGCGCCCTAGCGATACCCTGTTTATAGGTTTTGTACTTAACGATAAAGCAGCAAAACTACCACCATCGCACCCTATAAAATTAAAACTGAAAGACCCTAGTGGTAACCTAGTGCATCAGGCAGTACAAACGTATAACGATGCTAACCATTACAAATTTGTAGTACCTACTAACGCCAGTGCACCAACAGGCAATTGGGAAGCTATTGTAGCTGTTGGCGGTGCTACGTTTCATAAACGTATTAAAATTGAAACGATAAAACCCAACCGATTAAAAATTAAAAATGGTTTTGCCGATGCTGTAATTTCAGCAAATAACCCCAATACCGCCGAGCTTGAAGTAACTTGGCTGCACGGTGCGGTTGCCAAAGGTTTAAAAGTAGAAATGCAGGCAAAATTCTTAAAAGAAAAAACAACCTTTAAAAATTATACTAATTATATTTTTGACGACCCTGCACAACGCTTTAAAACTGAAGAAATAAATATTTACTCGGGCAAGGTTGATGACGAAGGAAAAGCCAGCGTAACATTGCAGCCCTCGTTAAAATCGAGTGCACCAGGGATGCTAAAAGCCGCTATTATTACCAAAGCCTACGAAAGAGGGGGCGATTTTAGCACCGATGTAGTTACCGCAAAATATTCGCCCTATCAAACTTATGTAGGAATAAAAACGCCTGAACCCAACAAGTATGGGATGCTCGAAACGGGTAAAGACAATCGTTTTGATGTAGTAGCCGTAACCGAAACAGGCAACCCCCGCGCTAACAGAAAATTGGAGGTGCGCGTGTACAAAGTAAAATGGCGTTGGTGGTGGGATGCCACCCATAACAATGTTTCGGCATACAACAAAGCCATTGCCAATATTCCGTATTTTACAAAAACCATAACTACCAATAGCAAAGGCAAAGCATCGGTAAAATTAAACATCCCCGAAAACGATTGGGGGCGTTATTTAGTACGGGTAACCGATGCAGAAGGGGGGCACTCGGCAGGCGAAACCATTCGTGTCGATTGGCCGTATTGGTCGGGGCGCACCAAAAATAACGGAGGCGATGAAGCAGCTATGTTGGTATTTACTACCGATAAAGAAGAATATGCTGTAGACGAAAAAGCGGTAATATCATTCCCGTCAAGCGAGGGCGGACGTGCGCTGATAGCGTTAGAAAATGGCTCGGAAGTAATAGATACCTATTGGGCAGTTACCGAAAAAGGCGAAACCCGTGTAGAGGTACCCATAACCAAAGCTATGGCGCCCAACGTGTATGTAAACATTACACTATTACAACCGCATGCCACTACCGAAAACGATGCACCCATACGTATGTACGGTATTCTGCCCATAGCGGTAACCGATAAAAACACCATACTACAACCGCAAATTAAAATGCCGTCGGTACTAAAGCCAGAGCAAAAAGCGACAATAAAAATTAGCGAAAAGTCAGGAAAACCCATGACGTATACCGTTGCTGTTGTAGACGATGGTTTGCTCGACCTTACTCGTTTTAAAACGCCCAATGCATGGGATGCTTTTTATGCCAAAGAAGCCCTTGGCGTAAAAACATGGGATATTTACGACGATGTTATAGGCGCATATGGCGGTAAAGTAAACCAAGTATTTAGTATTGGTGGCGATGAGGACTTGGGCGGAGGTAAAGCCAAAAAAGCCAACCGCTTTAAACCTGTAGTTATTTATTTGGGTCCGTACAGCTTGGATAAAGGCGAAACCAAAAGCCACACCATAAAACTGCCCAAATACATAGGCTCGGTACGTACTATGGTAGTAGCATCAAATACTAATGATAATGCATACGGTAATGCCCAAAAAACAACACCTGTACGTAGCCCATTGATGCTCTTGGCATCGTTACCCCGAAAAATTACATCGGGCGAAAAAGTAACCTTACCCGTTACGCTTTTCGCGATGGAAAAGAAAATTAAAAACGTAACACTACAAGTAAAAACCAATAACGGACTTAAAGTACTAGGTAGCGCATCGCAACAAGTATCGTTTACCAATCCAGAAGAAAAAATAGCCTATTTTGATTTAGAGGTTAACGATGTTACAGGGCTAGGCAAAGTAACCGTTACCGCAACATCGGGTAACGAAAAAGCCAGCTATGATGTAGAACTGGATATTGTAAACCCCAACCCTGTTACCCATAATTTTAAAGAATTGGTTTTAGAAGCAGGCGAATCGGGTACCATAGATTGGGATGCCTTTGGCGTATCGGGCAGTAACAAAGCACGCCTCGAAGTATCATCATTCCCATCCATCGACTTTAACCGTAGGCTCGATTATCTTATTCAATACCCACACGGCTGTTTGGAACAAACAACCTCTAGTGTATTCCCGCAACTGTACCTCGCCGATATTGCAAGCCTTAATAACACTAGGAAAGAAAACATACAACGCAACGTAACCGCAGCTATTAAAAAGCTATCGCAATACCAGCTTGCTAATGGTGGTTTTGCCTATTGGTCGGGTAATAGCACTCCCAACGACTGGGGTACGAGTTACGTGGGGCATTTCTTTATCGAAGCCGAAAAGAAAGGCTATGCGCTACCACTCAACGCAAAATCCAAATGGCTACAATACCAAAAACGAGCAGCAAGGCAGTGGCGTTACACCAGCCGTTACCATAACGATTTTGCACAGGCATACAGGTTATACACGTTAGCCTTGGCAGGTTCGCCCGATTTATCATCGATGAACCGCTTGCGCGAAACATCAGGTATTTCTAACAATACCAAATTACGCTTGGCAGCAGCCTACGCTCTAGCAGGACAAAAAAGTGCAGGTTTGGCATTGCTCAACCAAAGCACACTCGATTCGGAAACCAACCGCTACTATTACTATGGTTCGCCCGAACGTAACCGAGCTATGGCTCTGGAAACTTTACTTGTATTGGGAGAAAAATCAGCCGCTTTCCGTATTGCCAACCAACTTGCCGAGAAAATGTCGTCCAACCAATGGATGAGTACCCAAACCACGGCCTACTGCCTGTACGCCATGTCTAAATTTGCTAAAGCCAATGGTACCAAAGGCATTAACGCAGCGTACACCTTTAAAGGCAACACAAAAACAGTAGCAACCAACAAAACATTTGCCGATAGGGTGTTACAGGTATCCGATAACAACACGATAAGCGTACAAAATAACAACGATGGTACGCTGTATGCAAAAGTTATTTACAGCGGTATTTTACCTGTAGGCGAAGAACAAACCGAGCAACGGGGCTTAGGTACTGCTATTGTATTTAAAGATAGGAGCGGAGCCGTTATTAACCCCGCTGCTATAGCACAAGGAACCGAGTTTGTAGCTGAAGTAACCGTACGCAACCTAAAAGGCGAATTTGTAGAGGATGTGGCACTTACGCAGATAGTACCTTCGGGTTGGGAAATTGTAAATACCCGCTTTACCGATTTTGGTGCTTTTGCCGATAACAAAGCCGATTATATTGATATTCGAGACGATAGGGCTAATTTTTATTTCCCGTTAAAAGCATACGAAAGTAAAACCTTCAGGGTATTACTCAACGCAAGTTATTTGGGCGAATATTACCTACCAGGGGTACAATGCGAGGCCATGTACGATAATACCTTTTTAACCCGAACCAAAGGGCAATGGGTTAAGGTGGTAAAGTAA
- a CDS encoding deoxyguanosinetriphosphate triphosphohydrolase encodes MQWEQLLSLKRQGDTTKRLRKEEDDTRLGFEVDYDRIIFSSTFRSLQDKTQVIPLSKTDFVHTRLTHSLEVSVVGRSLGRLVGKKIIEKHPYLQDIHGFQTNDFGAIVAAAALAHDIGNPPFGHSGEKAIGEYFKIGNGKHYRDQLTDKEWQDLVDFEGNANGFNLLATSRPGIEGGLRLSYATLGAFMKYPKESLPKKPTKAIADKKYGFFQCDKDFFKEVAQELGLIANKTGNNIGYERHPLAYLVEAADDICYTIIDFEDGINLGVISEDFALEYLIKLVKDKVQVQKYKSLTTKEDRVSYLRALAISSLINDAVTVFLDNEEAILAGNYPHALTDQGKYTAQMKDIINLSIENIYQSREVVEKEVIGYRIINTLLDTFCTAYNNKYEGNASNYDKLVLKMLPERFTADKASLYDRLLHISHFVSTLTDGKALLLYNTITGVK; translated from the coding sequence ATGCAATGGGAGCAGCTACTGTCGTTAAAAAGGCAGGGCGATACAACAAAACGTTTACGGAAAGAGGAAGACGATACCCGTTTGGGTTTTGAGGTAGATTACGACCGTATTATATTCTCGTCTACATTCCGTAGCCTGCAAGACAAAACACAAGTAATACCCCTCTCTAAAACCGATTTTGTACATACCCGCCTTACCCACAGTTTAGAGGTTTCGGTAGTAGGGCGTTCGCTAGGGAGGTTAGTTGGTAAAAAAATAATAGAAAAACATCCGTATTTACAGGATATACACGGTTTCCAAACAAACGATTTTGGTGCCATAGTAGCTGCGGCAGCCTTAGCACACGATATTGGTAACCCACCTTTTGGACACTCGGGAGAGAAAGCTATAGGCGAATATTTTAAAATAGGCAATGGCAAGCACTACCGCGACCAGCTTACGGATAAAGAATGGCAGGATTTAGTTGATTTTGAAGGAAATGCCAATGGGTTTAATCTCCTTGCTACTTCGCGCCCTGGTATTGAGGGTGGTTTACGATTATCGTATGCTACACTCGGTGCTTTTATGAAGTACCCAAAGGAATCGTTACCTAAAAAACCAACTAAGGCTATTGCCGATAAAAAGTACGGCTTTTTTCAGTGCGATAAAGACTTTTTTAAAGAAGTAGCCCAAGAGCTAGGCTTAATTGCAAACAAAACAGGTAACAATATTGGTTACGAACGCCATCCGTTAGCCTACTTGGTAGAAGCTGCCGATGATATTTGTTATACCATTATTGATTTTGAAGATGGAATTAATCTAGGGGTTATTTCAGAAGATTTTGCTTTGGAGTATCTGATAAAACTCGTAAAAGATAAGGTACAGGTACAAAAATACAAAAGCCTAACCACAAAAGAGGATAGGGTAAGTTACCTACGGGCTTTGGCTATTAGTAGCCTTATAAACGATGCCGTAACCGTATTTTTAGATAACGAGGAGGCAATATTAGCAGGTAACTACCCGCACGCACTTACCGACCAAGGAAAGTACACCGCCCAAATGAAAGACATTATTAACCTAAGTATCGAAAATATTTACCAAAGCCGTGAGGTGGTAGAAAAAGAAGTAATAGGCTATCGTATTATAAATACCTTACTAGATACTTTTTGCACGGCTTACAATAACAAGTATGAGGGTAACGCGAGTAATTACGATAAGTTAGTGCTAAAAATGTTACCCGAACGCTTTACTGCCGATAAAGCAAGTTTGTATGATAGATTATTGCATATATCGCACTTTGTATCTACGTTAACCGATGGGAAGGCGCTACTGTTGTACAATACCATTACGGGAGTAAAATAG
- a CDS encoding nucleoside deaminase, which translates to MENIFTDEYFMKKALQEAEMSFEKGEIPVGAVVVIDDKVIARSHNLTELLHDVTAHAEMQCITAAANFLGGKYLTGCTLYVTLEPCQMCAGALYWSQIAKVVFGATDPQRGYRAMGTQLHPKTEVHHGVMATECSNLMTTFFKNKRGN; encoded by the coding sequence ATGGAAAACATTTTTACCGACGAATATTTTATGAAAAAGGCACTACAGGAAGCCGAAATGTCTTTTGAGAAAGGCGAAATTCCTGTAGGAGCTGTAGTGGTAATTGATGATAAGGTAATTGCGCGTTCGCACAACCTTACGGAGTTATTGCACGATGTTACTGCCCATGCCGAAATGCAATGCATAACAGCAGCAGCCAATTTTTTAGGTGGTAAATATTTAACAGGCTGTACGCTATATGTAACGCTTGAGCCTTGCCAAATGTGCGCGGGAGCATTGTATTGGAGCCAAATAGCCAAAGTAGTTTTTGGAGCTACCGACCCACAACGCGGTTACCGTGCTATGGGTACGCAATTGCATCCTAAAACCGAAGTACACCATGGTGTTATGGCAACAGAATGTAGTAACCTAATGACTACTTTTTTTAAAAACAAACGAGGCAATTAA
- a CDS encoding 1-deoxy-D-xylulose-5-phosphate synthase, which yields MANSLLVHINTPTDLRKLSPEQLPQLATELREFIIDIVSVKEGHLGASLGVVELTIALHYVFNTPDDLLVWDVGHQAYGHKILTERKDKFDTNRQWGGISGFPKRSESVFDTFGVGHSSTSISAALGMALASKLQGDTQKSHIAVIGDASIASGMAFEGLNHAGVTDANLLVILNDNAIGIDPSVGALKNYLTEVKEGRNPRQNNMIKSLNFDYTGPIDGHDLPTLLKELQRLKNVAGPKFLHIITTKGKGLKQAEENQVKYHAPGKFDKKTGELLPKSEENLPPKYQDVFGLTLVELAQQNEKIIGITPAMPSGSSMKFMMEAFPERAFDVGIAEQHAVTLAAGMATQGMTVYCNIYSTFLQRAYDQVIHDVALQNLPVIFCLDRAGLVGEDGATHHGVFDIAYLNCIPNLIVFAPLNEHELRNILYTAQLGLPHPIAIRYPRGRSESTNWQLPFKRIEIGKATQLKEGKKVAILSTGTIGNNVTQALTEVEHANLFSHYHFGFVKPLDEDTLHNIIKKYDTIITIEDGTVKGGFGSTITAFATKNNYTGKLRVLGIPDAFVQHGTVAQLQQYCGIDVKSLKEIFSTY from the coding sequence GTGGCAAATTCTCTATTAGTACATATCAATACGCCTACCGATTTACGTAAACTATCTCCCGAACAGTTGCCACAATTGGCTACAGAGTTACGGGAGTTTATTATTGATATTGTATCGGTTAAAGAGGGGCATTTGGGCGCAAGCCTTGGCGTGGTAGAGCTTACTATTGCATTGCACTATGTTTTTAATACTCCAGATGATTTATTGGTTTGGGATGTTGGGCACCAAGCCTACGGGCATAAAATACTTACCGAGCGTAAAGATAAATTTGATACCAACCGCCAATGGGGTGGTATAAGCGGTTTTCCGAAACGTAGCGAAAGTGTTTTCGATACTTTTGGGGTTGGGCATTCCTCCACTTCTATATCAGCAGCGTTGGGTATGGCACTTGCCTCCAAACTGCAAGGCGATACCCAAAAAAGCCATATTGCCGTTATTGGCGATGCCAGTATTGCATCGGGTATGGCGTTTGAGGGGTTAAACCATGCTGGCGTTACCGATGCCAATTTACTGGTAATATTAAACGATAATGCTATAGGTATTGACCCTAGTGTGGGTGCGCTAAAAAACTACCTTACCGAAGTAAAGGAAGGGCGCAACCCAAGGCAAAACAACATGATAAAGTCATTAAACTTTGATTATACAGGTCCTATTGATGGGCACGACTTACCCACATTATTAAAAGAACTACAACGCTTAAAAAACGTAGCAGGACCTAAGTTTTTGCATATTATTACCACCAAAGGCAAAGGCTTAAAGCAAGCCGAAGAAAACCAAGTTAAGTACCACGCCCCTGGTAAATTTGATAAAAAAACAGGCGAGTTATTACCAAAAAGTGAGGAAAACCTACCCCCTAAATATCAGGATGTTTTTGGGTTAACCTTAGTAGAATTAGCACAGCAAAACGAGAAAATTATAGGTATTACCCCTGCCATGCCATCGGGTAGTTCCATGAAGTTTATGATGGAGGCTTTCCCCGAAAGGGCTTTTGATGTAGGTATTGCCGAGCAACACGCGGTAACCCTTGCTGCGGGCATGGCTACACAAGGTATGACGGTATATTGTAATATCTACTCTACGTTTTTACAACGCGCATACGACCAAGTAATACACGATGTTGCCCTACAAAACTTACCTGTTATTTTCTGTTTGGATCGTGCTGGCTTGGTAGGCGAAGATGGCGCAACGCACCACGGGGTTTTTGATATAGCTTATCTCAACTGCATACCCAACCTTATTGTTTTTGCACCGCTTAACGAGCACGAACTTCGTAATATACTATACACCGCACAACTGGGTTTACCACACCCCATAGCCATACGTTACCCGCGTGGCAGAAGCGAGAGCACCAACTGGCAATTGCCCTTTAAACGCATTGAAATTGGTAAAGCAACACAGCTAAAAGAAGGAAAAAAAGTTGCAATACTCAGTACCGGGACTATTGGTAATAATGTAACGCAGGCACTTACCGAAGTTGAGCATGCTAATTTATTTTCGCACTATCATTTCGGGTTTGTAAAACCGTTAGATGAGGATACCTTACACAACATCATCAAAAAATACGATACCATTATTACTATTGAAGATGGTACAGTAAAAGGCGGATTTGGCAGCACCATTACTGCTTTTGCAACCAAAAATAATTATACGGGTAAACTACGTGTTTTGGGCATACCCGATGCATTTGTGCAGCACGGTACAGTAGCACAACTACAACAATACTGCGGTATTGACGTTAAAAGCTTAAAAGAAATTTTTTCAACTTACTGA